A DNA window from Castanea sativa cultivar Marrone di Chiusa Pesio chromosome 7, ASM4071231v1 contains the following coding sequences:
- the LOC142643062 gene encoding auxin-binding protein ABP19a-like — protein sequence MILPLFFIFCLFSSSHASVQDFCVGDLKAPQGPAGYSCKDPSKVTVNDFVFSGLGIPGNTSNLIKAAVTPAFAAQFPGVNGLDISSARLDLAPGGVVPFHTHPGGSEILVVVQGRICAGFVSSANTVYFKTLNKGDIMVFPQGLLHFQINAGGSVAIAFVSFSSASPGLQILDYALFGNNLPTELVAATTFLDAAQIKKLKGVLGGTG from the coding sequence ATGATACTtcccttattcttcattttttgtctCTTCAGCAGCTCCCATGCTTCTGTGCAAGACTTCTGTGTTGGTGACCTCAAGGCCCCTCAAGGCCCTGCAGGCTACTCTTGCAAGGACCCTTCAAAGGTCACAGTGaatgattttgttttctctGGCCTAGGCATTCCTGGTAACACCTCAAATCTTATTAAAGCCGCGGTGACTCCAGCATTCGCTGCGCAATTTCCTGGTGTCAATGGCCTTGATATTTCTTCTGCTCGTCTAGACTTGGCACCTGGCGGAGTTGTGCCATTTCACACACATCCTGGAGGTTCAGAAATCTTGGTTGTTGTGCAAGGAAGAATCTGTGCCGGGTTTGTTTCGTCAGCTAACACTGTTTACTTTAAAACCCTTAATAAGGGTGACATTATGGTTTTCCCTCAAGGATTACTTCACTTCCAAATAAATGCAGGAGGGTCTGTGGCTATTGCATTTGTTAGCTTCAGTAGTGCAAGCCCAGGTCTCCAAATTCTGGACTATGCTTTGTTTGGAAACAATTTACCTACTGAATTGGTAGCAGCAACTACTTTCCTTGACGCAGCTCAGATTAAAAAGCTTAAAGGTGTTCTTGGTGGAACTGGTTAA